From Coffea arabica cultivar ET-39 chromosome 10e, Coffea Arabica ET-39 HiFi, whole genome shotgun sequence, one genomic window encodes:
- the LOC113714704 gene encoding uncharacterized protein isoform X1: MLNLKGNLIQGGIDPCLSEMTSLISLDLSFNHCQGNFPSNTFRNLTSLQTLLISDNKFGGILSFAMFANFSNLQDIDLSNNMFEVNTETPRWYPSFQLVSLNLRNCGVNNYHGRVVPSFISSQKNFKVVSLAYNALQGALPSWLIYNTTLDLLSLRGNSFSGGFPLSSRLATSMLIMLDISDNRLYGQLPATIHQLFPDLNYLNTSFNLFKGDIPSSYGNLTKLEVLDLSNNFFQGIIPASLRQNHTSLAQLVLSGNHFHGRTMPLFSNMSNLAYLHLQNLGFSGSITHSLMNLPILKVLDISRNNLSGNIPNWFHTFPNLAIILFSRNKFHGIIPISLCQMQTLHVLDFASNSLSGVIPSCLSNITSWKKESELLLPSFMWLSPTYANYRVKVPLTAKGNRLLYEGTPLSLMTGIDLSMNKLTGEIPTQLGELAALHSLNLSFNILAGHIPKSFSTMEEIESLDLSHNNLVGTIPHDIVQLHFISTFNVSFNNLTGSIPFENNFQTFDESSFIGNGELCGPPLHTNCTSNKNSNKPPEEQQHEEEGDRTGLAESDFFFYSCIAVSYVLGFWCVILPLMLSENWRRKHYAVVDICINICCNKLSSFFPKSG; encoded by the coding sequence ATGTTGAACCTAAAAGGAAACCTGATTCAAGGAGGAATAGATCCGTGCCTAAGTGAAATGACATCCTTGATTTCTTTAGATCTATCCTTCAACCATTGTCAAGGAAATTTCCCTTCTAATACATTTAGAAACTTGACTTCGCTCCAAACCTTGCTTATCTCAGATAACAAGTTCGGTGGAATTCTTTCTTTTGCAATGTTtgctaatttctcaaatctccaagacATTGATCTGTCAAACAATATGTTTGAGGTGAATACTGAAACTCCACGCTGGTATCCTTCATTCCAGCTTGTATCTCTCAATTTGAGAAATTGTGGTGTAAACAATTACCATGGTCGGGTGGTTCCAAGCTTCATTTCtagtcaaaaaaattttaaagtcgTTTCTTTGGCCTATAATGCCCTGCAAGGAGCACTTCCCTCCTGGCTAATATATAATACAACACTTGATCTACTGTCTTTGAGAGGGAACTCTTTTAGTGGAGGTTTCCCCTTGTCTTCCAGGTTAGCAACCTCAATGCTCATAATGCTAGATATATCTGATAATCGACTTTATGGGCAGCTTCCTGCTACCATTCACCAACTGTTCCCAGACTTGAATTACTTAAACAcatcttttaatcttttcaaagGAGACATCCCTTCTTCCTATGGAAATCTAACAAAATTGGAGGTGTTAGATCTATCTAACAATTTCTTTCAAGGCATAATCCCTGCGTCTTTAAGGCAGAATCACACTTCACTAGCACAGCTAGTTCTATCAGGCAACCATTTTCACGGGCGGACCATGcctttattttcaaatatgtCAAATCTTGCTTACTTGCATCTCCAAAATCTTGGCTTCAGTGGGTCCATCACTCATAGTTTAATGAATCTTCCCATTCTAAAGGTTCTAGATATAAGTCGGAATAATCTATCTGGCAATATCCCTAACTGGTTTCACACATTTCCAAACCTTGCCATAATTCTATTTTCCAGGAATAAGTTTCATGGAATCATCCCCATATCATTATGTCAGATGCAAACATTGCATGTCTTGGATTTTGCTTCAAATTCTTTATCTGGGGTTATTCCTTCATGTCTCAGTAACATAACATCATGGAAGAAAGAATCCGAACTTCTACTTCCTTCTTTTATGTGGTTATCACCTACATATGCCAATTACAGAGTCAAAGTTCCCTTGACAGCAAAGGGCAACAGACTACTTTATGAAGGCACTCCTCTTTCTTTAATGACTGGCATTGACCTATCCATGAATAAGTTAACAGGTGAGATTCCCACACAATTAGGAGAACTTGCTGCACTTCATTCACTGAACCTTTCTTTCAACATTCTAGCAGGCCACATTCCCAAGTCCTTTAGTACCATGGAAGAAATAGAAAGTCTTGATCTTTCTCACAATAATCTAGTCGGAACCATTCCACATGACATAGTCCAACTCCATTTCATTTCAACCTTTAATGTCTCCTTTAATAACCTCACTGGAAGCATCCCTTTTGAGAACAACTTCCAAACTTTCGACGAGTCAAGCTTCATAGGCAATGGGGAACTTTGTGGCCCACCACTTCACACAAATTGTACTTCCAACAAGAACAGCAACAAGCCTCCTGAAGAACAACAACATGAAGAGGAGGGTGACAGAACAGGGCTTGCGGAGAGTGACTTCTTTTTCTACTCATGTATTGCTGTTTCCTATGTTCTGGGATTTTGGTGTGTGATTCTTCCTCTGATGCTAAGTGAAAACTGGCGCAGGAAGCATTATGCTGTAGTGGATATTTGCATTAACATATGCTGCAACAAGTTGTCTAGTTTTTTTCCTAAGTCGGGATAA
- the LOC113714704 gene encoding cuscuta receptor 1 isoform X2 → MEFRKAVQKWEFCCSQTTVVSWIFWLMTLCHLFTSSKGTAAEHERRALFQLRDSLNHPNGSALVNEWVGDDYCAWGGIFCARYLDGDLRVLDIFLTSKRQLGLGVWYPNASLLSHFKGLQSLDLSGNYFGSWVMPEALCRLDNLKVLDLSSNAVDGDILPHFKTCSLSSLEELRLSSIYPKFVPVLTAFCQLKNLRSLDLSNNNINDENAPTCLLKNLSSLEILDLSGNRLLNSPRILTALCSLRNLRRLDLSELSG, encoded by the exons ATGGAGTTCAGAAAAGCAGTGCAAAAATGGGAGTTTTGTTGCTCACAGACAACTGTTGTTTCATGGATTTTCTGGTTAATGACACTATGTCATCTCTTTACTAGTTCCAAGGGGACAGCGGCAGAGCACGAAAGAAGAGCTCTTTTTCAACTTAGGGATTCTCTGAATCACCCAAATGGCTCTGCACTTGTAAATGAATGGGTTGGAGATGATTATTGTGCTTGGGGTGGCATTTTCTGTGCTAGGTACTTAGATGGAGACCTTCGTGTTCTTGATATTTTCCTAACAAGTAAAAGGCAACTTGGACTCGGAGTTTGGTATCCCAATGCCAGTCTGTTATCTCATTTTAAGGGTCTTCAGTCTCTTGACCTATCTGGGAATTACTTTGGCAGTTGGGTCATGCCAGAAG CACTATGCAGGTTGGATAACCTTAAAGTGCTGGACCTGAGTTCAAATGCTGTGGATGGTGATATATTACCTCACTTTAAGACATGCAGTCTTTCTTCTTTGGAGGAACTGCGCCTGTCAAGCATTTATCCCAAATTCGTTCCAGTTTTAACAG CTTTCTGTCAACTCAAGAATCTTCGGTCACTGGATCTAAGTAACAATAACATCAATGATGAAAATGCTCCAACATGCCTGTTGAAAAACCTTTCCTCGCTTGAGATACTTGACTTATCAGGAAATCGTCTATTGAACTCTCCCCGTATATTAACAG CTCTATGCAGTCTGAGGAACCTCAGAAGACTGGACTTGAGTGAACTTTCTGGATGA